One Sulfolobus sp. S-194 DNA segment encodes these proteins:
- a CDS encoding radical SAM protein: MIPISVLVSNSGTVSFTIKGEYNPKNPSKFSQVFRPVITWNMTYKCNLKCLHCYINASPQGDEGLTKDEALNLVDQMAEIKIPLLIMSGGEPLMRRDFFEIAKYASERGLRLALSTNGTLISKKVAEELKEIGFLYIGISLDSPYPEFHDKFRGVEGAFDLTVKGIKNAIEAGLNVGLRFTITSRNIDQIDDYIRLSLNLGVKRITFYHISASGRGKELKDWMYNPEQYKKFINKLIEYAKELKGKIEIETTLAPFDGIYIAKILAKDEKELEEYLKFVENSGGCGRKMISIYPNGDVYPCQFIDFYKLGNVRQKPLKEIIQNIPDFFVNTDKYLTGKCATCEYKSACKGGDRARAYYWNEDIYGDDPLCPLKTLHI; encoded by the coding sequence ATGATTCCAATTAGCGTTTTGGTATCGAATAGTGGTACTGTATCTTTTACGATTAAAGGAGAATATAATCCTAAAAACCCAAGTAAATTTAGTCAAGTATTTAGACCAGTAATTACGTGGAATATGACATATAAATGCAATTTAAAGTGCTTACATTGTTATATAAACGCATCACCTCAAGGAGATGAAGGATTAACTAAAGATGAAGCGTTAAATCTAGTAGATCAAATGGCTGAAATTAAGATTCCCTTACTTATTATGAGTGGTGGAGAACCGTTAATGAGAAGAGATTTCTTTGAAATAGCAAAATACGCTTCAGAAAGAGGGTTAAGACTTGCGTTATCTACTAACGGAACATTAATAAGTAAAAAAGTTGCTGAAGAATTAAAGGAAATCGGTTTTCTCTATATCGGAATAAGTTTAGATAGCCCTTACCCAGAATTTCATGATAAATTCAGAGGAGTTGAGGGAGCATTTGATTTAACAGTTAAAGGTATAAAAAATGCTATAGAAGCTGGACTTAACGTTGGTCTAAGATTTACTATAACTTCAAGGAATATTGATCAAATTGATGATTACATAAGATTATCTCTAAATCTTGGTGTAAAGAGAATAACATTCTATCATATTTCAGCAAGTGGCAGAGGTAAAGAATTGAAAGATTGGATGTATAACCCAGAACAATATAAAAAATTTATTAATAAATTAATAGAATACGCGAAGGAGTTAAAGGGAAAAATTGAAATTGAAACAACACTAGCTCCCTTTGACGGAATTTATATTGCTAAGATATTAGCTAAAGATGAGAAAGAGCTTGAAGAATACCTGAAATTTGTCGAAAATAGTGGGGGATGTGGGAGGAAAATGATCTCAATATATCCAAACGGTGACGTTTATCCTTGTCAATTCATTGACTTTTATAAACTAGGTAATGTGAGACAAAAACCATTGAAAGAGATCATTCAAAATATTCCAGACTTCTTTGTTAATACTGATAAATACTTAACGGGGAAATGTGCTACTTGTGAATATAAATCTGCTTGTAAAGGAGGAGATAGAGCTAGAGCGTATTATTGGAATGAAGACATTTACGGAGATGATCCGTTATGCCCTTTGAAAACGCTCCACATTTAG